The genomic region CCGGGTCTTCGGGGCCCGGCCCGGCGATCGAGAAGTCCTCGACCCGCAGGGCGAACGGCAGGAGATCGAAGTCGAGCCGCCCGAGCCGGACCTCGCGCTGCAGGAGCTGCGAGAGCTGCTGCTCGAGCCGCACCGCGAGCCGCTCACGGACCAGGTCCGAGGAGAGGAAGGCGCGCAAGCACAGCAGCACGAAGGCGACCGCAGCCAGCGACCAGAAGATGGGGCGGACGACCCAGCGCCGCAGGCGCAGCCAGACCACCGGCCGCTACTCCCCCCAGTGCAGCTTGTTGCGGAGGCCTTCGAAGATCGAGCTGCGCTCGCCGGTGCGCACGAGGTAGGCGGGTTGCGCGGCGCGGGTCAGGCGCACGCGGTCGCCGAAGCCGATCTCCCCGCCCTCCTGGCCGTCGACCGTGAGGTAGACCCGGTCGGCCCGCGACTCGGGGGCGTCGTCGCGGGTTTCGATCTCCACTTCGACGACGCTCGTGTCCGGCACCACCAGCGGCCGCAGCGTCAGCGTGTGCGGACAGATCGGCGTCAGGACCGAGACCGGCAGCAGCGGATGCAGGATCGGGCCGCCGGCCGAGAGGTTGTAGGCCGTGGAGCCGGTCGGTGTCGAGACCACCAGGCCGTCGGCGCGATAGCGCGCCACCAGCCGGCCGTCGACGGTGAGCAGGAGCTCGATCATGCGGGAGAGCGCACTCTTGGCCACCACGACGTCGTTCAGGGCGCGGTAGGCGAGCCGCTCGCCGCCCGGTTTGGTCTGCTCCACCTCGAGGAGCGAGCGCGGCTCGACCGCGTAGTGACCGGACAGGACCTCGACCAGAACGGGGTAGAGGTCGTCGCGCGCCACTTCGGTGAGGAATCCGAGACGCCCGAGGTTCACCCCCAGGATCGGCGGGCCGCCGGCGGCCTTGCGCGCCACCGAGAGCAGGGTGCCGTCGCCGCCCAAAACGACGACGAGATCGCAACGGGCGCCGGGGGTGAGCGGCTCATCACCCGCCGCGCCGCTCTCCCGCGCCGTGCCCGGTTCGACGAGCACTTCGATGCCGCGCCGGCCGAGCCACTCGACGAGCTCGCGGGCGACGCCCGCGGCGTCCGCGCTCGCCGATTTCGCGACCACCCCCACCCGGCGTGCTCCGCGCGGCTCGATCATTGCGGCTCCCTGTCGTGAATCGCGGTGCGGGGCGATGGAGCCGTCCCGGACTCTGCGGGCGGACCCGCCGGCGACCGCCGGCGCAGCAGGGCGAACGCCTCGCGGTTGCCCTCGGCGCCGGCGACCGGAGAATCGTAGGTGCCCAGAAGCTCGAATCCGAGGGCGGCCAGCTCGCCGGCACGCAGGTCGATCGTCGTCCGCCGGAGAGTCTCGTCGCGCACGAGACCTCCCTTGCCGACCCCGCCGCGCCCGACCTCGAACTGCGGCTTGATCAGCGGCAGGAGCAGTCCCCCCGCGACCAGATGGGGGACCAGCGCCGGCACCACTTTGGTCAGCGAGATGAACGAGACGTCGACGACGACGAGATCGAACGGCCGGTCGAAGGCGTCCGCGGCGAGGTAGCGCGCATTCTCCCGCTCTCGCACTTCGACCCGCGGGTCGTTGCGCACTTTGAGGTCGAGCAGACCGTAGCCGACATCGACTGCGGTGATGTGCGCGGCGCCTCGTTGCAGCAGACAGTCGGAGAAACCGCCGGTGGAGGCGCCGATGTCGAGACAGCGCCACCCGGCCGGATCGACCGCGAAATGGTCGAGGGCCGCGGCGAGCTTGCCGCCGGCACGCGACACGAACGGATCGGCCGTTCCCGAGAGCTCCAGGCGGACGTCGTCCCGCATTGGGCTGCCGGGTTTGTCCACCCGCACGCCGTTGACCTCCACCTGGCCGGCCATCACCGCGCGATGCGCCTTCTCGCGCGAGGCGAACAGGCCGCGTTCAACCAGCAGCTGGTCGAGACGCACCACCGACACCCCTGGCTCTCGCCACGCCCGTCCCACCGCTCGTTCCCGTCACCCCGGGCGAGCCGGATCCCCCGGTTTTCGGGGCCGTCGCGTCCAGCGCACCCTCACCTTCGGCGCCGCGGCGCTCGCGCGCGCCCGCCGTCCTTGCGAAGAAGCTGCGGAAGCGGAAATAGAGGCCCTCGGCGTCGAGTCCGAGCATCTTCCGCAGGACCTCCTGCGAGCCGTGGGGCACGAACTTGTCCGGCACGCCGATGGCGAGTGTCGTGACGTGGGAGAGCTCCATCTCGGAGAGCGCCTCCATGACCGCGCTGCCGAATCCGCCGGCGAGGGCGTGCTCCTCGACCGTGGCCAGACGGGCGCCGCTCTCGAGACCGCCGAACTGGTCGATCTGCAGCGCCAGCAGCTCGCGGTCGAGCGGCTTCACGAAGCGCGCGTTCACCAGGGTGATCTCGATGCCTTCCTTCGCCAGACGCTCGATCGCTTCGAGCGCAGGATAGACGGTCGAACCGATCGCCCAGACCAGGCCGTGCCGTCCGCGGCGCAGGATCTCCGCCTTGCCGATCGGCAGCTGCCGGAACTCGGCGTCGAGCGGCACGCCGATGCCGTTGCCGCGCGGATAGCGCACCGCCGTCGGATGCGGCTGTTCCACGGCGGTGGCGAGCATGTGCTGGAGCTCGTTCTCGTCCTTCGGCGCCATGACGATCGAGTTCGGGAACATCCGGAAATAGGCGTAGTCGAAGAGTCCGTGGTGGGTCCAGCCGTCGTTGCCGGCGATGCCCCCGCGGTCGAGCGCGAAGGTGACCGGGAGATCCATGAGACAGACGTCGTGGAAGATCTGGTCGAAACCGCGCTGCAGGAACGTCGAATAGATCGCCACGATCGGCCGCATCCCCCCCAGGGCGAGTCCGCCGGCGAGCGTCACCGAGTGCTGCTCGGCGATGCCGGTGTTCAGGAAGCGTTCGGGGAACTGCTCGGCGAACGGAATCAGTCCGGTGCCGTCGGGCATCGAGGCGGTGATCGCGACGATCCGCGGGTCGTGCTCGGCGAGCCGGATGGCGGTCTTCCCGAAAACGGCGGTGTAGGAGGGCGCCGCCCCGGGCTTCCCCTTCTGGATCCCGGCGACGGGATCGAACGGGGAGGGGCCGTGGTACTCGACCGGCTCGTCCTCGGCGTACTTGTAACCCTTGCCCTTCTGCGTGATCGCGTGCAGCAGCACCGGCCCGTCGATCGCCTTGGCGCTCTCGAGCGCCTCGAGCAGGGCGGGGATCGAATGGCCGTTCACCGGACCGATGTAGCGGAAGCCGAGCTCCTCGAAGAGCGTGCCCGGCGTGAAGACCTGCCGCAGCCCTTCTTCCAGGCCCTTGGCCACTTCGACCATCGGATCGCCGATGCCGGGGATCTTGTGCAGGACCTTCTTGATGTCGTCCTTGAGCTTGGCGTAGTGGCGCCCGGCCATCAGCGCTTCGAGGTACTTGGTCAGCGCCCCGACCGAAGGCGAGATCGACATCGAATTGTCGTTCAGGATGACGATCATCTTCGTGCCCAGGTGGCCGGCCTGGTTCATCGCCTCGAAAGCCATGCCGGCGGTCATCGAGCCGTCGCCGATCACCGCCACGACCTGGTGCGACTCCTTGCGCAGGTCGCGCGCCACGGCGAGACCGAGCGCCGCGGAGATCGAAGTCGAAGCGTGCCCCGCCGCGACCACGTCGTATTCCGATTCGCTGCGCATGCAAAAGCCGGAAAGCCCTCCGAACTGCCGGAGCGTCGACATGCGGTCGCGACGCCCGGTGAGAATCTTGTGCGGATAGGTCTGGTGTCCGACGTCCCAGACCAGGAGGTCGCGCGGCGTGTCGAAGAGATAGTGCAGGGCGATCGTCAGCTCGACCGTGCCCAGGTTCGAGGAGAAGTGGCCGCCGGTCTCCGAGACCGCGCTGACGATCTCGTCGCGCAGGCAGTCGGCGAGCTGCGGCAGCTCCTCGCGAGAGAGGCGTCGAAGCTCCTGGGGTGTGGAGGCGCGATCGAGTAGGTTCATGGGATCTCCGGGGTGAGTCGGGAAACGACGCTCTGCGAAGCGTCCAGAATTTCCGGCCCGCGTCAGTAGCCGCGGCGGTCGAGGAACGAAATCAGCTCGCCCCAGCTCTCGCGCTCGCGCGGCAGATCGGCAATCCGGCTCATCGCTTCCTGACCGAGTTCCTTCAGGCGCGCACGGCTTCGGTCGAGCCCGTGAAGCGCGGGATAGGTGAGCTTGCTCGCGGCGGCGTCCTTTCCAGGCGTCTTGCCGAGGGCGGAAGCGCTCCCTTCGACGTCGAGAATATCATCGCGAATCTGGAACAGCAGTCCGACCGCTTCGCCTAAGTCGCGCAGAATCAGATCTTCCGCCGGCGTCGCCGCGGCGTAGAGGCCGCCGAGCCGGAGGCACGCGACGAGCAGGGCGCCGGTCTTGCCACGGTGGATCCGGTCGAGTGCCGCCGCCGCTTCGCCGGGCCCCCCCGGCCAGCCCGTCTCGGCCGCGAGATCCTCGGCCTGGCCGCCGATCATGCCGGCGGTACCGATCGCCGTCCCGACCAGGGCGACGGCACGCGCCCGCACCTCTCCGGGCAGCCGCGCCGGCTGCTCGGCGAGCACCGTCAGACCGAGCGTCAGCAAGGCATCGCCGGCCAGGATGGCGGTCGCCTCGTCGAACTCGCGGTGCAGCGTCGGCCGGCCGCGGCGCAGGTCGTCGTCGTCGAGGGCCGGCAGGTCGTCGTGAATCAGACTGTAGGTGTGAATCAGCTCCACCGCCGCGGCGCCCGCCAGAAGGTCGGGAAGCGGCGCTCCGAACGACCGTCCGGCGAGCAGCACGAGCGCCGGTCGCAGGCGCTTGCCGCCCGCAAAGACGCTGTAGCGCATCGCCTCGTGCAGGCGCCCGGGAGCGCGACCGGAGGCCGGCAGCAGACGGCCGAGCTCGCCGTCGACCGCCGCGCGCGTCTCGGCGAGAAACCGGGCGAAGCCCGCTCCTCCCGCCCGCCCCGACCCGGCGCTCACTTGCCGCCTCCCCCCCCTGCCAGCGGGGTCCTCGCGGCCGCGGCCGCGAGCGGGCTCCCGATTCGCAGGCAGAACGGCGCCGCCAGGAGCATCAGCGCGACGCGCTGGACCTCGGTGTCGCCCCAGTTGTGCTCGAACAGCCCGGCGACCGAAAAGGCCACCAGCGCCGCCGTGACGCCGAGCCAGAGGTCGGCGCGCGATCCCGCCTCCCCCGCGCCGTGGCCGGCCGCGAGATCGGCGCGATGGCCGCGCCAGGCGCGCGCCAGCGCCACCGCGAGCAACGCCAGATAGCTCGCGAGCGCAGGGAGACCGCGCTCGGCGGCGAGCTGGGCGTAGCTGTCGTGCAGGTGCGGAACGTTGAGCCGCGAAGCGGTGGCGTGGCGGTAGATCGGGTAGAGCCGTTCGACCATGTTCGGCCCGATTCCGAACAGCGGGCGCTCGGCCACCATCCGCGCCCCGGCCTCCAGCATGCAGAGCCGGTCGTAGCTCGACTCGTCGGAGAGGTTGGTCACCGACAGCGCCCGCGCCAGAACCGGGACAGGAGCGAGAACGACGAACGCGAGCGCAGCCGGCAGCACAGCCAGCAGGTACCGCCGCCGCCTCATCCAGACCAGCCAGCCGGCCCCCACCAGCAGGCCCAGCCAGGCGTTGCGGGTCAGGGATCCTACCAGGGCGAGATTGATCACCGCGAGGGCCGTCCAGGCGAGCCAGGGCCGGCCGAGCCATCCCCGCGCCCCTCCGTCTGCCGCTGCCTCCCCTTCCGCCGCCGGAATCCGCGGTCGGTACATCAGCCGGGCGATGAGCACGAGGTCGACGAGCAGCAGAATGCCCGAGAACGTCATGACGTGCGAGAACGGCCCGCGGATCCGGCGGTCGAGATCGCCGAATCCGAGCCAATACTGGGCCAGCCCGGCAAGAGCCGCCAGCATCGCGGCGACGATCGAGGCATCGAACAGCCAGCGCAACCGGCGTTCGCCGGCGATCGAACCGACGGCGAGCGGCAGCGCGGCGAGAGTGAAGAGCTCCCGCAACGCTGGCAGGCTCGTGGCCGGGCTGTGCGAGAAGAGGGCCGTCACGACGAGCAGGCCGGCGTAAACCAGGGCCGCGACGAGCAGCGGACGGGCACGGCGGAAATTCTCCTGCGCCGGGTCGCGCAGGGCCGGGAAGGCGAGCAGAGCCAGGCCGAGCGCGAAGTTCGACAGCGCGATGCCGAAGAGCGTCAGCAGGTGCGCGGCGTAGAGACCGAAGCGCAGCCGGTCGCGGGTCGCCGTGCTCCAGGGGGCGGACCGGCGGGGAGAAGGAGGCCCCAAATGGTTATCCAGAACCGCCAAAGGGCAGAACCGCCGAACCGGCGCTCTAGCGGGTGAGCGCCGAGGCCGGCAGCGCTTCGTCCACGAGCATGACGGGGATGCCGGAGACGATCGGGAAGACGAGTTGGGAATCGCGGCAGAAGAGCCCGTCCGCGACCTCCGGCGTCTGGTCGCGGAAGTGCTCGCGATAGCGTTCGACGAGGCTCCGGCAGACCGCCTCCGGCAGCGCGACCTGCTCGAGCGCAGCGCGGCATTTCGGACAGACCAGGAGGGCGAGGAGTTCGGGATCGAGGGTCATCGCGAGAGGACTCGAGGCGCGCCGAAGATACCACGGCGCGCCGCAGGGGCACGTCCCGATCGGGCCGTTTGCTAGAGTTCCTCTCGGCCTCGAAACGCCGAACCCGACCATGACCACTCCCGCGCAGGACCTCATCTGCCGCTCGTGCGGTGCGCCGCTCGAGCGCGTGATGGTGGATCTCGGCAGTTCGCCGCTCGCCAACTCCTACCTCGCCCCCGCCGACCTCGCCAGGCCTGAGCTCTTTCTGCCGCTCTGCGTCTACGTCTGCGAACGCTGCTGGCTCTGCCAGTTGCCCGAGTGCGCGACGCCGCAGGAGATCTTCAGCGACTACGCCTATTTCTCCTCCTTCTCGACCAGCTGGCTGGAACATGCGCGCGGCTACGTCGACGCCATGGTGCCGCGATTCGCTCTGGGGGCCGGAAGCCAGGTCGTCGAGATCGCTTCGAACGACGGCTACCTGCTGCAGTACTTCGTCGAGCGCGGCATTCCGGTGCTCGGCGTCGAGCCGGCGGCGAACGTCGCGGAGGCGGCGCGGAAGCTGGGCATTCCGACCGAGGTCCGCTTCTTCGGCCGCGAAACCGCCCGGGACCTCCTGGCCCGGGGATTCGCGGCCGACCTGCTGCTCGGCAACAACGTCCTCGCCCACGTCCCCGACCTCGACGACTTCGTCGGCGGCTTGAGCATCCTGCTCAAGGACGAGGGCGTCCTGACGATGGAGTTCCCGCATCTCATGCAGATGGTGGACGGCAACCAGTTCGACACCATCTACCACGAGCACTTCTCGTACTTCTCCCTGGTCGCCGTGGAACGCGTCTTCGCCGCCCACGGCCTCGAGCTCTTCGACGTCGAAGAGCTCCCGACCCACGGCGGGAGCCTCCGGATCTTCGCCCGCCACGAGGCGGCTCCGGGCAAGGCCCCGGGCGAGCGCAGCCCGAAGGTCGCCCGCCTCCTGGCGCGCGAGCGTGCGGCGGGCGTGGAGACTCTTGGCTACTACGCCGGGTACTCCGAAACGGTGCGCGAGACCAAGCGTGCCCTGCTCGATTTCCTCATCCGCGAAAAGCGCGCCGGCAAGCGGATCGTCGGCTACGGCGCGCCGGCCAAGGGCAACACGCTGCTCAACTATTGCGGCGTGCGCGCCGATTTCCTCGACTACACGGTCGACCGCAGCCCGCACAAGCAGGGCCTCTGCCTCCCCGGCACTCGCATACCGATCCGCGCGCCGGAAGCGATCCTCGAGACCCGGCCGGACTACGTCCTCATCCTGCCGTGGAATCTGCGCGACGAGATCGCCGGGCAGATGGCCGGGATCCGTGACTGGGGCGGGCGCTTCCTGGTCGCGATCCCGAGCGTGCGGCTGTTGTGAAGTTCGTCCCCCTCGGCATTCCGGGCGCTTACCTGATCGAGCTCGAAGCGCTCGCCGACGAGCGTGGGTTCTTCGCCCGCACTTACTGCGCGCGCGAGTTCGCGGCGGCGGGGCTCGCGAGCCGCCTCGCGCAGACCAGCCTGTCGTGGAATCCCCGTCGCGGGACGCTACGGGGCCTGCACTATCAGGCGGCGCCGCACGGCGAGGCGAAGGTCGTGCGCAGTGTGCGCGGCACGATCTACGACCTGCTCGTCGACCTGCGTCCGGAGTCGCACATCTACCGCCAGCATCTCGCGATCGAGCTCTCCGCCGACCGGAGGAACGCGATCTACATCCCGGCCGGAGTCGCGCACGGTTTCCTGACCCTGACCGACGATTGTGAAGTCCACTACGCCATGTCGGAGTTCCACGAGCCTTCCGCGGCGCGCGGCGTGCGCTGGAACGATCCGGCGTTCGGCATCGTCCTGCCCGAGCCGGTGAGGGTGATCTCCGACCGCGATGCCGGCTACCCCGACCTGCTCTCCCTCCGGGATTGATCGAGTGAGCGCGGCTCGGTGGATGGACGGCGCCGACCTCCACGCTCTCGCCGCGCGCCTCTACCCGTTTCCGCGCAGCATCACCGGCGACGGCGTCCGGCAGAGTCTGGCGATCCTCGCCGAGCGCATCGCCCTCGAGGTGCGCGAGATCCCCAGCGGGACGCCCATCTTCGACTGGACGGTGCCGCGCGAGTGGCGCCTGCGCGAGGCCCACATCACGGCGCCCAACGGCCGTCGGATCGCCGACGCCGCCGGACACAACCTGCAGCTGCTCAACTACAGCGCTCCGTTTCGCGGCCGTGTCGGACTCGAAGAGCTGCGTCGCCATCTGTTCACTCTTCCCGACCAGCCCGACCTCATTCCCTATCGGACGAGCTACTACAAGGAGCAGTGGGGCTTCTGCCTCCCCCACCGGCTGGTCGAGACGCTGCCCGAAGGCGGATACGAAGTCCTGGTCGATACCGAGCTCTTCGCCGGCAGTCTCTCGATCGGCGAGCTCGCGCTCGCCGGTGAGTCGGACGACGAGGTTCTCGTTTCGACCCATTGCTGCCACCCGTCGCTCGCCAACGACAATCTCTCGGGCATGGTGGTGGCGATGGAGGTCGCGGCGCGGCTCGCGGCGCGGCCCCGCCGTCGGCTCTCCTACCGCTTTCTCTTTCTGCCCGGCACCATCGGCGCGATCGCGTGGCTGGCGACGAACGGCGAGAGGCGCGCGCGCATCCGGCACGCCCTGGTGCTCGCCGGCCTGGGCGCGCCGGGCGCCTTTCACTACAAGAGATCGCGCAGCGGCGACGCGCCGATCGATCGCGAAGTCGCGCGGGCGCTTGCCCGGATCGGCGAGCCGCTCGCGATCGAACCGTTCGTCCCGTTCGGATACGACGAGCGCCAGTACAACTCGCCCGGCATCGGGCTCGAGGCGGGCTGCTTCTCGCGCATCCCCTACGGGCGCTACCCCGAGTACCACACCTCCGCCGACAACCTCGACTTCATCCGCCCCGAGACCCTCGCCGGCTCGGTCGCGGCGCTCACCGCCGTCGTCGACGGACTCGAAGGCCGCGAGTGCTACCGCAACCTCGCCCCCGAGTGCGAGCCGCAGCTCGGCCGCCGCGGCCTCTATCGCCTCATCGGCGGCGACGACGCCGGCCGAGAACGCGAGCTCGCCACCCTCTGGATGCTCAACCTCTCGGACGGCACCCACTCTCTCGAGGACATCGCCGAACGCTCGGGGATCGCCCTCGAGCGCCTCCGCGAAGCGACCGCGGCGCTCGTCGCAGCCGACCTCCTCGCGCCCGCCTGAGGCGCGACTGTTTCAGCGAGCGGGCATCGGCGCCGGCTCGGCGCGCGGCCGCACCCAGGCACGCATGGCTTCCAGATCGAGCGTGACGACGAACCGTTCGAAGAACCCGATGCTGATCAGGCCGTCGTAGATCAGCTTCTCGCGCAGGCGAACGGCTAGCTCGACCGGCGGCAGGCCGTGAAGAGTCAGGGCGGCCGAGCGGCGCTCGGTGGGCGCGAGATCGAGACCGAGGAGGGCGGCGGCGTGCGGGGCGATCAGCGTCTCGCCGGTCGAGCCCGAGTCGAGCTCGAACCAGAGCGGTCCGCGCGGCGAATCCACGGCGACGAAGAGGTCGAGCGCCGCGCCGCCGGCCTGGCGTCCGGGCCGGATCCGCAGCTCGCGCGCTCCTGCGATGCGTGCGGCGAAGCTCGCCGGACTCTCACGGACGATCTCGCGCCCCGGAAGGTCGATCGTGATCCGCTCGCCCTCGAACGACGCCAACGAGATCAGCCCGCCGATCTCGGGAGCGTTGCCCAGGAGCTGCGCAAGGTCGAAGACCGCGAGCTCGGCATCGCGCGTGCGCCAGCTCGCGGGCCCGGCGCCGAGAGTGAGCTGCACGCCGGCGCAGCGCTGCAGAACGACCTGCCCGCCGTCATGGCGGAAGCCGACGTCGTTGCCGTACGGGGCGCACCCCGCAGCCTCGGCCGCCGCGAGCGTGAGCAGCGTCACTCCGCCCGCGGTGTCGAAGAGGAAGGGCAGACGGCGGCCCGCGACCTCGCCCTCGACGGTGAAGAGCCCGGCGACGTAGGGCGTCAGAGCGAACGATCCTGCCGGCGCCAGGGGACGCCCCCCCATCGCGCGAGCAGCGGAGCTCCCGACGGCGCAGCCGGAAGCGAGCAGCGCCAGGAGCACCGGGACGGGAAGTCGAGACGGTCGGAGGGGCCAGTTCATGCAGGACTCTACGCAGTGGAAGGGCGGCGGTTACTTCCTCGTCACCGAGGCACTCGCGTAGCCATGCGCCTCGAGGAGCAGACGAGGGAACCGCGCCCCCGCGCCGGTGCGCTCCTCGAGAGCTTTCTCGCTTCCATCACCGCGGCGTGAACGGCGTCGCGCGCCGAGAGGCGCGGATAGGCGAGGACGATGTCGCGCGGCCGCAAGCGGGTCGATGTCGTCCGCCGGGGTCATCCTGCGTTCTAGGGACAGGAGACCCCAATGACCCACGAATCCCGCACCGTCCTTTCCCGCATTCTCGCCCTCGCACGTATCTTCGCCATCGGAGTCATCGGAGCCCTCGGAGCCATGGCCGCCTCGAGCCCGGCACCGCTTCTGGCGCAGCCCTCCGAAGCGTTCGACCGGCTGGTGAAGCTCCCGACCGGGGTCGGGGACGCGAGCTTCTTCGGTGAGGTGATCGTCAAGGGGGATGCCGATGGCGACGGCCGCGACGACGTCGCGATCTCCGGCCGGATCAACTCGGGATCGGGCGATCGGGGGCAGGTGCGCATCCTGCGCGGGGCCGCCAACCATGGCATCGTGGTCGACGCACTGCTCATCGGCTCCATCCTCGAGCTCGCGGGTACGGCGCTCGCCTTCGGCGACTTCGATGATGACGGCAAGGATGAGCTCGCCATCGGCCGGCCGCGCCGCAACGCCGCCGGCGAAACAGCCGCAGGCGACGTCGGCATCCGTCGCCGTCTGCCGGACGGCAGCTGGCCCGAAATCGGCAACTGGAACCAGGAGTCGCCGGATATCTCTGGCGTGCCCGAGGCGGAGGACCTCTTCGGATCGGCGCTCGCCGTCGGCGACTTCGACGACGACGGCGTCGACGATCTGGCGATCGGCGTCCCCGGCGAGGCGGTCGGTGCGACGGCGGCGGCCGGAGCGGTTCAGATTCTCTACGGCGTCGCCGGCCAGGGACTTCAGGCGACCGGCAATCAACTCTTCCATCAGGACTCGACCGACATTCCCGGCGGAGCCGAGACCGGAGATCGCTTCGGCAGCGTCC from Thermoanaerobaculia bacterium harbors:
- a CDS encoding O-antigen ligase family protein produces the protein MGPPSPRRSAPWSTATRDRLRFGLYAAHLLTLFGIALSNFALGLALLAFPALRDPAQENFRRARPLLVAALVYAGLLVVTALFSHSPATSLPALRELFTLAALPLAVGSIAGERRLRWLFDASIVAAMLAALAGLAQYWLGFGDLDRRIRGPFSHVMTFSGILLLVDLVLIARLMYRPRIPAAEGEAAADGGARGWLGRPWLAWTALAVINLALVGSLTRNAWLGLLVGAGWLVWMRRRRYLLAVLPAALAFVVLAPVPVLARALSVTNLSDESSYDRLCMLEAGARMVAERPLFGIGPNMVERLYPIYRHATASRLNVPHLHDSYAQLAAERGLPALASYLALLAVALARAWRGHRADLAAGHGAGEAGSRADLWLGVTAALVAFSVAGLFEHNWGDTEVQRVALMLLAAPFCLRIGSPLAAAAARTPLAGGGGGK
- a CDS encoding DUF4910 domain-containing protein, translating into MDGADLHALAARLYPFPRSITGDGVRQSLAILAERIALEVREIPSGTPIFDWTVPREWRLREAHITAPNGRRIADAAGHNLQLLNYSAPFRGRVGLEELRRHLFTLPDQPDLIPYRTSYYKEQWGFCLPHRLVETLPEGGYEVLVDTELFAGSLSIGELALAGESDDEVLVSTHCCHPSLANDNLSGMVVAMEVAARLAARPRRRLSYRFLFLPGTIGAIAWLATNGERRARIRHALVLAGLGAPGAFHYKRSRSGDAPIDREVARALARIGEPLAIEPFVPFGYDERQYNSPGIGLEAGCFSRIPYGRYPEYHTSADNLDFIRPETLAGSVAALTAVVDGLEGRECYRNLAPECEPQLGRRGLYRLIGGDDAGRERELATLWMLNLSDGTHSLEDIAERSGIALERLREATAALVAADLLAPA
- a CDS encoding methyltransferase domain-containing protein, which codes for MTTPAQDLICRSCGAPLERVMVDLGSSPLANSYLAPADLARPELFLPLCVYVCERCWLCQLPECATPQEIFSDYAYFSSFSTSWLEHARGYVDAMVPRFALGAGSQVVEIASNDGYLLQYFVERGIPVLGVEPAANVAEAARKLGIPTEVRFFGRETARDLLARGFAADLLLGNNVLAHVPDLDDFVGGLSILLKDEGVLTMEFPHLMQMVDGNQFDTIYHEHFSYFSLVAVERVFAAHGLELFDVEELPTHGGSLRIFARHEAAPGKAPGERSPKVARLLARERAAGVETLGYYAGYSETVRETKRALLDFLIREKRAGKRIVGYGAPAKGNTLLNYCGVRADFLDYTVDRSPHKQGLCLPGTRIPIRAPEAILETRPDYVLILPWNLRDEIAGQMAGIRDWGGRFLVAIPSVRLL
- a CDS encoding 1-deoxy-D-xylulose-5-phosphate synthase produces the protein MNLLDRASTPQELRRLSREELPQLADCLRDEIVSAVSETGGHFSSNLGTVELTIALHYLFDTPRDLLVWDVGHQTYPHKILTGRRDRMSTLRQFGGLSGFCMRSESEYDVVAAGHASTSISAALGLAVARDLRKESHQVVAVIGDGSMTAGMAFEAMNQAGHLGTKMIVILNDNSMSISPSVGALTKYLEALMAGRHYAKLKDDIKKVLHKIPGIGDPMVEVAKGLEEGLRQVFTPGTLFEELGFRYIGPVNGHSIPALLEALESAKAIDGPVLLHAITQKGKGYKYAEDEPVEYHGPSPFDPVAGIQKGKPGAAPSYTAVFGKTAIRLAEHDPRIVAITASMPDGTGLIPFAEQFPERFLNTGIAEQHSVTLAGGLALGGMRPIVAIYSTFLQRGFDQIFHDVCLMDLPVTFALDRGGIAGNDGWTHHGLFDYAYFRMFPNSIVMAPKDENELQHMLATAVEQPHPTAVRYPRGNGIGVPLDAEFRQLPIGKAEILRRGRHGLVWAIGSTVYPALEAIERLAKEGIEITLVNARFVKPLDRELLALQIDQFGGLESGARLATVEEHALAGGFGSAVMEALSEMELSHVTTLAIGVPDKFVPHGSQEVLRKMLGLDAEGLYFRFRSFFARTAGARERRGAEGEGALDATAPKTGGSGSPGVTGTSGGTGVARARGVGGASRPAAG
- a CDS encoding NAD(+)/NADH kinase, with the protein product MIEPRGARRVGVVAKSASADAAGVARELVEWLGRRGIEVLVEPGTARESGAAGDEPLTPGARCDLVVVLGGDGTLLSVARKAAGGPPILGVNLGRLGFLTEVARDDLYPVLVEVLSGHYAVEPRSLLEVEQTKPGGERLAYRALNDVVVAKSALSRMIELLLTVDGRLVARYRADGLVVSTPTGSTAYNLSAGGPILHPLLPVSVLTPICPHTLTLRPLVVPDTSVVEVEIETRDDAPESRADRVYLTVDGQEGGEIGFGDRVRLTRAAQPAYLVRTGERSSIFEGLRNKLHWGE
- a CDS encoding dTDP-4-dehydrorhamnose 3,5-epimerase family protein — protein: MKFVPLGIPGAYLIELEALADERGFFARTYCAREFAAAGLASRLAQTSLSWNPRRGTLRGLHYQAAPHGEAKVVRSVRGTIYDLLVDLRPESHIYRQHLAIELSADRRNAIYIPAGVAHGFLTLTDDCEVHYAMSEFHEPSAARGVRWNDPAFGIVLPEPVRVISDRDAGYPDLLSLRD
- a CDS encoding TlyA family RNA methyltransferase, which encodes MSVVRLDQLLVERGLFASREKAHRAVMAGQVEVNGVRVDKPGSPMRDDVRLELSGTADPFVSRAGGKLAAALDHFAVDPAGWRCLDIGASTGGFSDCLLQRGAAHITAVDVGYGLLDLKVRNDPRVEVRERENARYLAADAFDRPFDLVVVDVSFISLTKVVPALVPHLVAGGLLLPLIKPQFEVGRGGVGKGGLVRDETLRRTTIDLRAGELAALGFELLGTYDSPVAGAEGNREAFALLRRRSPAGPPAESGTAPSPRTAIHDREPQ
- a CDS encoding polyprenyl synthetase family protein, with translation MRYSVFAGGKRLRPALVLLAGRSFGAPLPDLLAGAAAVELIHTYSLIHDDLPALDDDDLRRGRPTLHREFDEATAILAGDALLTLGLTVLAEQPARLPGEVRARAVALVGTAIGTAGMIGGQAEDLAAETGWPGGPGEAAAALDRIHRGKTGALLVACLRLGGLYAAATPAEDLILRDLGEAVGLLFQIRDDILDVEGSASALGKTPGKDAAASKLTYPALHGLDRSRARLKELGQEAMSRIADLPRERESWGELISFLDRRGY
- a CDS encoding FG-GAP repeat protein, with amino-acid sequence MTHESRTVLSRILALARIFAIGVIGALGAMAASSPAPLLAQPSEAFDRLVKLPTGVGDASFFGEVIVKGDADGDGRDDVAISGRINSGSGDRGQVRILRGAANHGIVVDALLIGSILELAGTALAFGDFDDDGKDELAIGRPRRNAAGETAAGDVGIRRRLPDGSWPEIGNWNQESPDISGVPEAEDLFGSALAVGDFDDDGVDDLAIGVPGEAVGATAAAGAVQILYGVAGQGLQATGNQLFHQDSTDIPGGAETGDRFGSVLAAGDVTCDGIDDLVVGTPDEDFGATIDVGTVTVLPGSMSLGIDPSGAFQLEQQDFGGAAEATDRFGSAIVVGRMSSLLSSCKTLFIGAPGEDVGDVAAAGALFWYRDGATGYWTESDLGHVEGAQERFGTALAIGDFDGNGLNDLAIGVPNQDYAAGPASGGVRIVTQHIAGILIPNGAATVRIEAGVEAYDTRVSGEFMDYFGAALAAPDLDDDGLADLVVGMPLSDLDGDTLSGG